Proteins encoded by one window of Aphis gossypii isolate Hap1 chromosome X, ASM2018417v2, whole genome shotgun sequence:
- the LOC114129626 gene encoding LOW QUALITY PROTEIN: ankyrin repeat domain-containing protein 36C-like (The sequence of the model RefSeq protein was modified relative to this genomic sequence to represent the inferred CDS: inserted 1 base in 1 codon) has protein sequence MTDSKDEFEIESTNFETDDAADTLDLIRDADRKAVNVAKIIIQLKKELANLQNDCAATKPNDLEVCRLQEKLTEMVVQYKKTIVDVLKLAKANNFNIEDLECRKIDINQNTKLNDCVTTVIKSSEREQMVPWILINNEQNYPTFFHYDLNNNGTKCRETDNESFCSCTDESENCCSTDNKDNCTTINDNCCKLSNSSDTDCKKEGVRDELMTIKGEMNILHQQNRDFLCKLNSANQQTHILTNALKNKLENESGTCQPEQNGSKSKAQVLMLEINRLNDELKGLKRDRCQIELAKKVLNISDALCANCAGPINQCDGQEPQCKDLTTEYNTLLADHNNKLLEITNLRKKLSEAQCXYKNYEDRLKILKTQVCQLQKQLFDFTSAKSHDPELACSNEKYLIESLRNRLQDATEEKTNMQMALDFHLTELEDKKSKFLAVLQTNQEQKFRIESICKEKNKIAEEYEAEFNRMNDHLKSCLDELGTLPGLLATAQRDLEKETSKRLELEEERNNLLKKIESLNAILANDDREEKDRKIKYLEEENTQLKAKIMTQDAILAENKRLYMERTHYSLQLKENLDLVRKEAALQVTKTKNFAECQMLKYVEYVKQLEQKLVEHRAIACLEFQKRDQIDERLRSQIELLTTNLNEAQKQIEHIINAKHSMEDKTGGEICKIPRTLNSACHGLNKP, from the exons atgacg GATAGCAAAGATGAATTCGAAATTGAATCGACAAATTTTGAAACCGACGATGCTGCAGATACCTTAGATTTAATTAGAGATGCTGATCGAAAGGCCGTAAATgttgcaaaaataataatacaattgaagAAAGAATTAGCTAACTTACAAAAT GACTGTGCAGCCACAAAACCAAATGACTTGGAAGTATGTAGGTTACAAGAAAAATTAACAGAAATGGTggtacaatacaaaaaaactatCGTTGATGTTCTAAAATTGGCTAaagctaataattttaatattgaagacCTCGAATGTCGAAAAATTGacattaatcaaaatactaaattgaaCGATTGTGTAACAACAGTAATCAAATCTTCT gAAAGAGAACAAATGGTTCCGTGGATATTGATTAACAATGAACAAAACTACCCAACGTTTTTTCATTatgatctaaataataatggaactAAATGCAGAGAA ACTGATAATGAGTCATTTTGTTCGTGTACCGACGAATCCGAAAATTGTTGTTCGACTGATAATAAAGATAACTGTACTACTATCAATGATAATTGCTGTAAACTTTCAAATAGTTCAGATACTGATTGTAAAAAAGAAGGAGTTAGAGATGAACTGATGACAATTAAGGgagaaatgaatatattacatcAACAGAATCGTGATTTTTTGTGCAAACTTAACAGtgct aatcaaCAAACACATATTCTAACAAATGCTCTTAAAAATAag CTAGAAAATGAGAGTGGTACATGCCAACCTGAACAGAATGGAtcg AAATCAAAAGCGCAAGTTTTAATGCTTGAAATTAATCGATTAAATGACGAATTAAAGGGATTAAAGCGCGATCGGTGTCAAATCGAATTagctaaaaaagtattaaacataTCTGATGCCTTGTGTgct AATTGTGCAGGACCGATAAATCAATGTGATGGCCAAGAACCTCAGTGTAAAGATCTAACCACagagtataatacattattggcGGATCATAA caataaattattagaaattacaaatttacgaAAAAAGCTTAGTGAAGCTCAGT ACTATAAGAATTATGAAGaccgtttaaaaatattaaaaacgcaGGTCTGCCAGttacaaaaacaattgtttGATTTCACTTCAGCAAAATCCcac gatcCTGAATTGGCCtgttcaaatgaaaaatacttgaTTGAAAGCTTGAGAAATCGTTTGCAAGATGCAACCGAAGAAAAAACTAACATGCAGATGGCACTCGATTTTCATCTGACCGAACTCGAGGATAAAAAATCAAAG tttttggcAGTTCTACAAACAAATCAAGAACAAAAATTTCGTATTGAGAGTATTtgtaaggaaaaaaataaaattgccgAAGAATATGAAGCGGAGTTTAATCGAATGAAT GATCATTTAAAATCATGCCTTGATGAGCTCGGGACATTACCTGGATTATTAGCAACTGCACAGCGGGATTTAGAAAAGGAGACATCAAAGAGATTAGAATTGGAAGAGGAACGTaacaatcttttaaaaaaaatagaatcatTG AATGCAATTTTGGCGAATGATGATAGGGAAGAAAAAGACAGAAAGATCAAATATCTAGAAGAAGAAAACACACAATTAAA GGCTAAGATAATGACACAGGATGCTATTTTGGCAGAAAATAAACGACTATACATGGAACGAACCCACTATTCATTACAATTGAAGGAAAATTTAGATCTTGTAAGAAAAGAAGCAGCTCTACAAgtgacaaaaacaaaaaattttgctGAATGTCAAATGCTTAAATATGTTGAATATGTAAAACAGTTAGAACAAAAATTAGTTGAACATAGAGCAATAGCATGTTTAGAATTCCAAAAACGCGACCAA ATTGATGAACGTTTAAGAAGTCAAATCGAATTATTGAcgacaaatttaaatgaagCACAAAAACAAATAGAGCATATAATCAATGCGAAACATTCAATGGAAGATAAGACGGGAGGAGAAATATGTAAGATTCCGAGGACACTAAATTCAGCATGTCATGGTTTAAATAAGCCataa